The DNA sequence ATTCCCGAATCACCAATCCCACAGTTGCAGAGCTGGAGCAGAGGGTTGGGACACTAACACGGGCACTTGGAGTTGTCGCTGTTTCATCGGGAATGTCGGCAATAGCGCTGACTTTAATGTCTATGCTGAGAAGCCAAATGAATATAGTTACTTCAAGAAATCTCTTTGGTAACACGTATTCGCTTTTTGACAAGACTTTGAGGAACTGGGGGATAGATGTCTGTTTCGTTGACATGGCAGACAGGCAGTCCTTGACGGAAAATATCAGCGACAAAACCGGGCTTGTCTTCTTGGAATCTATTACAAATCCAGGACTTGAAGTGGCTGATATCGCAATGGTGTGTGATGTTGCAGCCGGAAAAAATGTCCCGGTTGTTTTGGATAATACTGTTACAACTCCCTATATCTTTGATTCAAAAAGTGTTGGAGTTGCGGTTGAGGTGTTGTCTTCAACTAAATATATCTCCGGAGGCGCCACCTGTATCGGAGGTTTGATTATTGATAATGGCGCGTATGATTGGTCAAAGAGTAGTGTCTTGAGTGATGAGGCGAGGCGGTTTGGGCCAGGGGCATTTCTTCGTAAATTAAGGGGAGAGGTGTACAGAAATGTTGGGGCTTGTCTCTCACCCCACAATGCCTGGCTTCAGATTCTTGGACTTGAGACATTGTCATTGCGAATAGGCAGAAGTTGTGAGAATGCTCTCAGGGTTGCCCGTGCACTTGTTGAAAAAGAAACACTCAGAAATGTTAATTATCCGGGGCTTACAGGTTCCCCGTTTCACAGTATCGCAAAGAAACAGTTCGGTACAATGTTTGGCTCAGTGCTGACATTTGAACTTGATTCAAAACAGAGCTGTTTTTCATTTATGGATAAACTGAAAATAATCAGGCGTGCAACAAACTTAAATGACAATAAATCACTGATTATCCATCCTGCGTCCACAATATACAGCGAGTATACGGAGGAACAGAAGAGAAGTATGGGGGTTTTTGACACAATGGTCAGGCTTTCTGTAGGAATAGAGGATTTCGAAGACATCATAAACGATATAGATATGGCTTTACGGGAGGTTTGATGATTGATTTTACAGATGAACAGCTGGAGCGGTATAGTCGCCACATTATCCTTAAAGATATCGGTGTAGAAGGTCAGTCAAAGATACTTGAAGGAAAAGTGCTTATCATTGGTGCAGGAGGACTTGGCTCCCCTGTCGCTCTTTACCTTGCAGCAGCAGGAGTCGGAACACTCGGAATTATAGACGGGGATGTGGTAGACCTTTCAAATCTCCAGCGGCAGATCATTCATACTACTATGGATCTTGGTGTTTCAAAGGTTACATCTGCCACAGAAAAAATTTCCAAACTGAATCCGGATGTAAATGTAAGGCAATACCGGGACCTCGCAACCGCTTCCAATATAAGGGATATCGTTGCAGAGTATGATTTTGTGATTGATGGGACCGATAATTTTGCTGCCAAATTTTTGATAAACGATGCCTGTGTGCTTGAGGGAAAACCCTACTCTCATGGTGGTATACTCAGATTTACAGGGCAGACTATGACTGTCTCACCGGGGGAATCTGCATGTTATCGCTGTGTATTTAATTCGCCTCCTCCAAGGGGAGCGGTTCCCACCTGTTCGCAGGCTGGGGTACTGGGGGCAATTGCTGGAATGCTTGGAACCATTCAGGCCGCAGAAGCATTGAAGTTTCTGTCCGATACCGGGGGTCTTTTATATGACAAGCTTCTTAGTTTTGACGCAATGAGTATGGATTTCAGGAAAATCACGGTTCGCAAAAGACCTGATTGTCCGGTTTGCGGGCAGGTGCCTGAGATTACAGAGGTATTTGATGAGGAACAGCCGGTGTGTGATTTGAATCAAAGGCCGAAAGGGTAGAAAGTATGCTGGAACTTAAAAAAGAGGTTTACAACAATCTGGTTGAGCATGCCCGAAGGGATTTGCCGATTGAGGCTTGCGGGTATCTTGGTGAAAAGGCGGGCATTGTAGAGCAGGGGTTTGAGATGACCAATGTTGACAATTCTCCTGAGCATTTTTCCTTCGAACCTGCAGAACAGTTTAACGTGGTAAAGTTGATGCGTAAATCAGGGCTAAAACTTAGGGCTGTTTATCACAGTCATCCTGTTACTCCGGCCAGACCATCTCAGGAGGATATCAGGCTGGCATTTGACCCTGAACTCAGCTATGTGATTGTATCCCTTGCAGGAGATAACGAGGTTGTTAAATCATTCATTATCAAAGAGGGTACAGTCCGGGAAGAAGAGATCAGGATAGTGTAAGTGAAGTGATAAGGTGAGTAGTGTGGACTGAAAAAAAGTTATATGAAAAAAGCTCGTCGGTAAAGGTGAAAAAATATGAACGTGTATAAAATTCCTGAAAGCATAAGCTCTGAAATTGATGACCTGGAAAAGTTAATGGTCAAATTTACTAACGGAGATGTTCAGGAGTCTGAACTTAAAGCCTACAGGGTCCCTTTCGGAGTGTACGAACAGCGTGTAAAGGGGAAATATATGGCCAGAATACGTTTTCCCGCTGGAATAGTCACTCCCAAACAGTTTAAAGCAGCTGCAAAAGCATCTCAACGGTACGGCTCCGGTTTACTGCATATAACAACCAGACAGGAACTTCAGATTCATGATGTGCCTGTGGAGAATATAATCCCCCTGTTAAGAGAACTTCTCAAATGGGGTATGTCTACCAGGGGGGGCGGGGGTAACACTGTCAGAAATATCATAGGTTCCTACGATTCAGGGGTATCGGTGGATGAGGTGTTTGATATCTCCCCTTATGCAGTTTCTTTAACAGAGCAGATGGTGGCAAGAAGTGATTCCTGGCTTCTGCCCCGTAAATATAAGATCGCTTTCTCCAACACACCCGGGGATAACTCATTTGCGGGTATAAATGATATCGGCTTTATTGCATCTGTTCGGGATGGGGTTGAGGGATTCAGAGTGTATGTTGCAGGTGGATTGGGGCGCATGTCTCAAAGCGGAATACTGTTGCACGAATTTATTTCTGCTGATGAGGTTTTTTACAGCGCAGAAGCAGTAAAACGGGTTTTCTATAAATATGGAAACAGAAAGAATAAACACTCAGCCAGACTGCGCTTTCTTCTCAACAACATGGGTGAAGAGCTTTTCAGGGAGAAGTATGAGACAGAGAGAGCTTCTCTTAAAAAAGTGTTCAGAGCTTTTCCCAAACCAAAAGATATTGATTTGACAAATGGTTTGACAGGGCATACACCCCTTGATGTAAGTGGTGAAGATTTTGACCTTTGGAAAAACCGGTATGTTAAGGCTCAGAAACAAACGGGGTTATACTCTGTAATGGTGCCTTTCATGCACGGGATATTGAACTCAGAGGACGCAATCAATCTGGCCGGATTTCTCGAAGGCTTTGGGGAGGATGTGATGCGTTTTACGCCTGATCAGAATATCTCAGTTCGCAATATTCCAAAGAATTTCCTGGGGCTGGTATTCTTAAAGCTAAGAGAAGTTACAGATCTCTGGAACAAACCTTTTCTGTTCGGGCAATCAGTTGCCTGTGCTGGGGCTTCGACTTGCCAGCTGGGTATGTGTATTTCCCGTGGTGCGCTCAAAGCCACTTTGGATATTCTGGAAAAATCACAACTTGATGCCGATAAGGTTTCTGATGTGAGAATGCATTTCTCAGGGTGTTCAAACAATTGTGGAAAACACTCTTCTGCACATCTTGGGTTTTTCGGAAAAGCAGGGAGAAAGGGTAAGCACATATATCCTGCATATAATGTAGTTGCCGGATATCAGGTGGTAGAAAACGGATCTGATCAGTTGGCGGAAAAAATCGATGAAATCAGTGCTAAAGATTTACCTCATTTTACTTACGAATTGCTGAGTCACTATGCACAGAAAAAACATCTTTTCCCCTCCTTTGGGGCATACCTGGAAAAGGAAGGGTTTGAAGTGATCAGAAGTATATGCAGCTCTTTCAGGGATATTCCTGATTATCAAGAAGAAAGCAGCTATTACTATGACTGGGAAAGCAAGGAGAAATTTTCACTTGCCGGAAGAGGTACCGGGGAGTGTAGTGCTGGCTTGTTTGATCTCATTGAGCTCGATCTTGCAAAACTCAGAAAACTAAGAAAAGAACTTGAGGTTGACAGTAAAGATAAAGTGCTTCTAAAAGATCTTCTTCTGACAGCTGCAAGGATGTTGCTTGTCACCCGTGGTTTAGAGGCCACCGATTATGCTCAGACTATAAAGCTGTTCAGGGATAATTTTATCCAGGCCGGTCTCATCGGGGAGGAACACAGAGGTGTTGTGGATGGTGCACTTGATGAAAATCCAGATTTCCAAAACAGATTCACCGAAATCAGGGCTTTGGCTGATGCCGTTGAAAGGCTTTATTTAAGCATGGATGATTCATTGCAGTTTCACACTGAGGATTTGGAAAAGAGTAAAGAAGAGAAAATTGCAATAAAGGATTTCAGGGGTGTGGCTTGTCCCATGAATTTTGTAAAAACTAAAATGGCCCTCTCGCATTTAAATCGAGGAGAAATTCTGGGAGTACTTCTGGATGATGGTGAGCCGATTGAAAATGTGCCAGGTTCAGTTGCTGCAGAAGGGCATGAGGTCCTTAGTAAAGAGAAAATTGATGACCACTGGAAATTAGTTATTAAAAAGTCAAACACCTGAAATGACGAGGTTAAATTATGTCAGCACAACTTGAAAAATATCAAAGGCTCCTCGCCGGAAAAAAACCGGAGGAGATCATTGACTGGGCTCTTGATAAATGGGGGGTACGGGAAATTGTACTTGCCTCAAGTTTAGGAGCTGAGGATCAGGTACTGACCTTCCTGTTTGCTCAAAGAGACAGAAATGCAAGGGTTTTCACACTCGATACCGGACGTCTTTTCCAGGAAACTTTTGATCTTATGGATCAGACAATGGGCAGATATGGTTTCAGGTACGAGGTCATTTTTCCTGATCAGCAAAAAGTAGAAGAAATGGTTGGTCATCATGGACCAAATCTCTTTTATCACAGCCGCGAGTATAGGGTTCATTGCTGTACTGTGAGAAAAACTCAGCCACTGCAACGCGTACTTAAGACTGCTTCGGCCTGGATATGCGGGCTGAGAAGGGAGCAGGCACCCACGCGAACTGACATTGAGGCTATTGAGTGGGATGAGGTTAACAGTTTATACAAAATCAATCCTTTGTATAACTGGACAGAAGCTCAGGTATGGGATTACATAAAAGAAAGAAACATTCCATTCAATGAATTGCACAGTAAAGGTTTCCGCAGTATAGGATGTCAACCCTGTACCAGAGCAGTTCAGAAAGGGGAAGATGTTCGGGCGGGGCGCTGGTGGTGGGAAGATGTCAGTCAGAGAGAATGTGGATTGCATAAAAGGAAATAAATTAAAAGAGGAAATCAGAAGAGGTGAACAATGGATCATTTGGAAAAGCTTGAAGCAAAAAGTGTTTACATATTCAGAGAAGCTTACAGAGAATTTAAAAATCTCTGTATGTTATGGTCTGTGGGGAAGGACAGCACCGTGCTGCTATGGCTGGCGCGTAAAGCTTTTTTCGGGCATGTGCCTTTTCCCTTGGTGCATATAGATACCAGCTATAAAATTCCGGAAATGATAGAGTATCGTGACAAACTCGCATTAAAATGGAATTTAAACATGGTATATGGTCAAAACATAAAAGCTCTTGAAAAAAAGGAGACTTACCCGGATGGGAATGCAGACCGTCTTACCTGCTGTAAAAATCTCAAAACAGAAGCTCTGAGACACACTCTGGCAGGGGATTGGCCAAGGTATAAAATGAATCACCTCAAAGGTAAATACGAAATCGATACCAACAGTGAACCGTATACCGGAGTTATTGCAGGAGTAAGGGCTGATGAAGAGGGAAGCAGATCAAAGGAGAGATATTTCTCTCCCAGGGATGTTGAAAATGAGTGGGATATCGCAGATCAGCCGCCAGAGCTTTGGAATCAGTACAAAACAGATTTTGCACCAGGGACTCATCTAAGGATTCATCCACTGCTGGATTGGACCGAGTTGAACATATGGGAATACATCGGGCGTGAAAAAATCCCGACTGTAAGTTTGTATTTCGACCAGGGTGAGGGTAAACGGTACAGGTCCCTTGGATGTGCTCCCTGCACTGGCACCGTAGAATCAACTGCAAAGAATGTTGAGGAGATCGTAGAGGAGCTTCGGTCAGGAAAATTCTCCAATATAGCGGAACGGTCGGGGAGAGAGCAGGATAAGGAGGATGGCGGTCTTGAGACGCTCAGAAAAGATGGGTATATGTAGAAGCTAATCTGGAGTTGTTTTGAGGTTTGTTGGTCAGAGTAATGCAGATGCGAAAAATTAAAACTAAAGGTTTTGAAAAAATGGAAAAACGGGAACAAATGAACATAGTTGTAGTGGGTCATGTAGATCATGGTAAAAGTACTGTGATCGGACGGTTACTGGCTGATACCGGTTCACTTCCGGAGGGAAAACTTGAGCAGGTGAAGGCAATGTGCAGCAGGAATGCCCGTCCTTTTGAATACGCATTCCTTCTTGATGCACTGAAAGACGAACAGGCTCAGGGCATAACCATCGATACTGCCCGGTGTTTTTTTAAAACTGCAAAGCGAGACTATATCATTATAGATGCCCCGGGACATGTGGAGTTTCTGAAAAACATGGTAACTGGTGCAGCAAGGGCTGAAGCTGCGCTGCTGGTAATTGATGCCAAAGAGGGTATACAGGAAAATTCAAGGAGACATGGTTATCTGGTTTCAATGCTTGGGATAAGTCAGGTTGTTGTTCTTGTAAACAAAATGGATCTGGTTGACTGGGACAGTAAATATTATCAGAGCATAGTGTCTGAGTATTCTCAGTTTCTGGTGAAACTTGGCGTGGAGCCGGCTGAGTTTATTCCTGTAAGTGCAAGAGAGGGTGAAAATATTGCCAATCACTCAAAGCGTGCTTCATGGTATGCTGGTCCAAACGTCCTGCAGGTTATAGATGGGTTTAGAAAAGGGGATATACCGGAGAAAAAACCTCTTCGTTTTCCGGTGCAGGATGTGTACAAATTTACCGAGCTTGGGGATGACAGAAGAATAATTGCAGGAACGGTTGAAAGCGGAACTGTTTCGGTTGGGGATGAAATTGTTTTTCTGCCTTCGGGTAAGAAGTCTGAGATCAAAACGGTTGAAATGTTCAATTCTCCACAAAGGACAAAGGCTGGACCTGGGAATGCCATAGGGTTCACACTCAGGGACGAGCTATATATCAAAAGAGGGGAATTAATGTGTAAACCACAGGAAGAATCCAGTGTTGGCAAAAGATTCAGGGCCAATATATTCTGGATGGGCAGATCTCCGTTGATAAAAAATAAAAAGTACAAATTGAAAATCGCAGCCTCCAGAACATCTTTGAGACTTGTTGACGTGGTATCATGCATTGATGCAACTGATCTTAATACTATTACAGGAAAACAGCAACTTGACCGTCACGATGTGGCGGAGTGTGTGCTTGAGACAACAAGACCGATTGCTTTTGATAAGGTGGAAGATATTGAATGCACCGCAAGGTTTGTTATAGTCGATGGGTATGATATCGCCGGAGGAGGAATAATCACCGAAGCCCTGAAAAGTGACACTTCTATTACAACAGAACATGTGGTCAGAAGAGAAAATCATTGGGATTCGGGTTTGGTTAAACTATCTGAGAGGGAAAACGTCTTTGGTCACAAAGCAAAATTTATCCTGCTTAGTGGGGATTCAAGCTGCATAACAGTTGCCAAAAAACTGGAAAGAAAACTCTTTGATGCTGGTTTTAATGCGCATTATCTGAGTATTGAGAACCTTGAGGAGGGGATGGACAGTGATGTTCTCGACTCACTTGATAAGAGAGATGAAATGGTACGGCGGTTAGGTGAGCTTGCAAGGATTCTAACCGGATCGGGGCAGATTTTTATTACCGCTTCTTCAAACTTGGATCGGTATGATATAGAAATCCTTAAAGACCTGAACAAACCAAATGAAATCATGACTATAAATATTGGTAATGATGATAAATTCATGATTAACTACAGGGAGTCATATCAGGACAACGATTTTATTGTTTCAGATATATACAGCAAGCTGGTAGAAGAGAGTATAATACCAGATTATTCAATTTAGCTGACTTGTCGAGTTGCTTAATGAAAAACAGAGGATTTTCCAGGACACTTAGAACTATACTACTCTCTTCATCTCTGCTATTCATGAGCTGTGTTTGCTGCAGTTCTGTGAATGAGACAACGGTAGAGATTCTTAATGTCTCTTACGATCCGACCCGGGATTTGTTTGTGGATATTAACAGCCACTTCTCAGAATACTGGGAGGGGAAAACCGGGCAGAGTGTAAGAATTTTGCAGTCTCATGGTGGTTCCGGTAAACAGGCACGATCAGTAATTGACGGATTAAGGGCTGATGTAGTCACACTTGCCCTGGCTCACGATATAGAAGCTATCAGCAGAAATGGGTTTATATATAATAATTGGCAGAATCGGCTGAAACACAACAGCACCCCTTTTCATTCGACAATAGTATTCATTGTGCGCAAGGGAAATCCGGCAGCAATAATGGATTGGGATGACCTTGCAAGACCCGATGTATCCGTAGTAACACCTAATCCAAAAATTTCCGGTGGAGCACGATGGAATTACCTTGGGGCACTGGGTTATGCAATAGAAAATGAGAAGACGGAAGCGGAGACAGAGATCTTTCTGGAAAAAATCTTCAGAAACGTGCCGGTTCTGGACGCTGGAGCAAGAGGTTCGCTCACCACATTCATACAAAGGGGTATAGGAGATGTGCTGATATCCTGGGAAAGTGAGGCTTACTTGGCTCTTCAGTTATTTGGAAATGATCTTTTGGAGATAGTGTATCCCTCAGTAAGTGTTTTGGCTGAACCCGCTGTATCTGTTGTAGACAAAGTGGTACAGCGCAAAGGCACAGAGGACATAGCCACGGCTTATTTAGAGTTCTTGTACTCCGAAAAAGGGCAGAAAACAGGAGCTGAACATTTTTTCAGACCTTCAGATGAGAATCTTTTGTTGCAGTATTCTGCAAACTTTCCTGACATTTTAATGCTCAGTATTGAAGAGTTAGGGGGGTGGGATCTGATTCAGAAAAAACATTTCGCAGATGGGGGATTATTCGACAGAATATTCAGCCGCAGAAGGGGCAGAGGATGACCGAGAAAAGCCGAAAAAATCCCCGAAGCGTTATTCCCGGATTTGGGCTGACAATGGGGTTTACTCTTGTATTCCTTTCACTTGTGGTGTTGATTCCACTGTCAACAATTTTGCTAAAAACCTCATCTCTGTCCTGGGGTCAATTTGTAGCTATAATTACAGATGAACGAGTAATAGCTGCATATACTCTTACTCTGACTGTCGCATTTTCCGCAGCAATAGTAAATGTGGTTTTCGGGGTTGTCATTTCCTGGGTGCTTATAAGGTATGATTTTCCGGGCAGAAAAATTCTGGATGGTCTTATTGATCTGCCCTTTGCACTGCCAACTGCAGTAGCGGGCATCTCGCTTACCGCAATTTATGCCCCAAATGGTTTGATCGGTGGGTTGTTGAATCCTTTGGGTATAAGTGTCGCATATGCACCTTTGGGTATAGTGATTGCACTTGTGTTCATCGGCCTTCCATTTGTAGTGAGAACTGTTCAGCCTGTTATCCAGGAATTTGACAAAGAGGTGGAAGAGGCTTCTGTTTGCTTAGGGGCATGCAGGTGGACCACATTCAGAAAAGTCATTTTTCCACAATTGCTCCCAGCGATATTAACCGGATTCGCACTGGCTCTTGCCAGGGGAATAGGGGAATATGGCTCTGTTATTTTCATCTCCGGAAACATGCCTTATGCCACAGAAGTGGTTTCTTTACTTATAATGAGCCGCCT is a window from the Chitinispirillum alkaliphilum genome containing:
- a CDS encoding O-acetylhomoserine sulfhydrylase, with product MKGFTTRAVHGKSSTAAEHGALRPPLYEAAAFEFESSADLELAFRGNKPLHVYSRITNPTVAELEQRVGTLTRALGVVAVSSGMSAIALTLMSMLRSQMNIVTSRNLFGNTYSLFDKTLRNWGIDVCFVDMADRQSLTENISDKTGLVFLESITNPGLEVADIAMVCDVAAGKNVPVVLDNTVTTPYIFDSKSVGVAVEVLSSTKYISGGATCIGGLIIDNGAYDWSKSSVLSDEARRFGPGAFLRKLRGEVYRNVGACLSPHNAWLQILGLETLSLRIGRSCENALRVARALVEKETLRNVNYPGLTGSPFHSIAKKQFGTMFGSVLTFELDSKQSCFSFMDKLKIIRRATNLNDNKSLIIHPASTIYSEYTEEQKRSMGVFDTMVRLSVGIEDFEDIINDIDMALREV
- a CDS encoding adenylyltransferase; this translates as MIDFTDEQLERYSRHIILKDIGVEGQSKILEGKVLIIGAGGLGSPVALYLAAAGVGTLGIIDGDVVDLSNLQRQIIHTTMDLGVSKVTSATEKISKLNPDVNVRQYRDLATASNIRDIVAEYDFVIDGTDNFAAKFLINDACVLEGKPYSHGGILRFTGQTMTVSPGESACYRCVFNSPPPRGAVPTCSQAGVLGAIAGMLGTIQAAEALKFLSDTGGLLYDKLLSFDAMSMDFRKITVRKRPDCPVCGQVPEITEVFDEEQPVCDLNQRPKG
- a CDS encoding Mov34/MPN/PAD-1 family protein; amino-acid sequence: MLELKKEVYNNLVEHARRDLPIEACGYLGEKAGIVEQGFEMTNVDNSPEHFSFEPAEQFNVVKLMRKSGLKLRAVYHSHPVTPARPSQEDIRLAFDPELSYVIVSLAGDNEVVKSFIIKEGTVREEEIRIV
- a CDS encoding Ferredoxin--sulfite reductase produces the protein MNVYKIPESISSEIDDLEKLMVKFTNGDVQESELKAYRVPFGVYEQRVKGKYMARIRFPAGIVTPKQFKAAAKASQRYGSGLLHITTRQELQIHDVPVENIIPLLRELLKWGMSTRGGGGNTVRNIIGSYDSGVSVDEVFDISPYAVSLTEQMVARSDSWLLPRKYKIAFSNTPGDNSFAGINDIGFIASVRDGVEGFRVYVAGGLGRMSQSGILLHEFISADEVFYSAEAVKRVFYKYGNRKNKHSARLRFLLNNMGEELFREKYETERASLKKVFRAFPKPKDIDLTNGLTGHTPLDVSGEDFDLWKNRYVKAQKQTGLYSVMVPFMHGILNSEDAINLAGFLEGFGEDVMRFTPDQNISVRNIPKNFLGLVFLKLREVTDLWNKPFLFGQSVACAGASTCQLGMCISRGALKATLDILEKSQLDADKVSDVRMHFSGCSNNCGKHSSAHLGFFGKAGRKGKHIYPAYNVVAGYQVVENGSDQLAEKIDEISAKDLPHFTYELLSHYAQKKHLFPSFGAYLEKEGFEVIRSICSSFRDIPDYQEESSYYYDWESKEKFSLAGRGTGECSAGLFDLIELDLAKLRKLRKELEVDSKDKVLLKDLLLTAARMLLVTRGLEATDYAQTIKLFRDNFIQAGLIGEEHRGVVDGALDENPDFQNRFTEIRALADAVERLYLSMDDSLQFHTEDLEKSKEEKIAIKDFRGVACPMNFVKTKMALSHLNRGEILGVLLDDGEPIENVPGSVAAEGHEVLSKEKIDDHWKLVIKKSNT
- a CDS encoding Phosphoadenylyl-sulfate reductase [thioredoxin] — translated: MSAQLEKYQRLLAGKKPEEIIDWALDKWGVREIVLASSLGAEDQVLTFLFAQRDRNARVFTLDTGRLFQETFDLMDQTMGRYGFRYEVIFPDQQKVEEMVGHHGPNLFYHSREYRVHCCTVRKTQPLQRVLKTASAWICGLRREQAPTRTDIEAIEWDEVNSLYKINPLYNWTEAQVWDYIKERNIPFNELHSKGFRSIGCQPCTRAVQKGEDVRAGRWWWEDVSQRECGLHKRK
- a CDS encoding Sulfate adenylyltransferase subunit 2; the protein is MDHLEKLEAKSVYIFREAYREFKNLCMLWSVGKDSTVLLWLARKAFFGHVPFPLVHIDTSYKIPEMIEYRDKLALKWNLNMVYGQNIKALEKKETYPDGNADRLTCCKNLKTEALRHTLAGDWPRYKMNHLKGKYEIDTNSEPYTGVIAGVRADEEGSRSKERYFSPRDVENEWDIADQPPELWNQYKTDFAPGTHLRIHPLLDWTELNIWEYIGREKIPTVSLYFDQGEGKRYRSLGCAPCTGTVESTAKNVEEIVEELRSGKFSNIAERSGREQDKEDGGLETLRKDGYM
- a CDS encoding Sulfate adenylyltransferase subunit 1, with protein sequence MQMRKIKTKGFEKMEKREQMNIVVVGHVDHGKSTVIGRLLADTGSLPEGKLEQVKAMCSRNARPFEYAFLLDALKDEQAQGITIDTARCFFKTAKRDYIIIDAPGHVEFLKNMVTGAARAEAALLVIDAKEGIQENSRRHGYLVSMLGISQVVVLVNKMDLVDWDSKYYQSIVSEYSQFLVKLGVEPAEFIPVSAREGENIANHSKRASWYAGPNVLQVIDGFRKGDIPEKKPLRFPVQDVYKFTELGDDRRIIAGTVESGTVSVGDEIVFLPSGKKSEIKTVEMFNSPQRTKAGPGNAIGFTLRDELYIKRGELMCKPQEESSVGKRFRANIFWMGRSPLIKNKKYKLKIAASRTSLRLVDVVSCIDATDLNTITGKQQLDRHDVAECVLETTRPIAFDKVEDIECTARFVIVDGYDIAGGGIITEALKSDTSITTEHVVRRENHWDSGLVKLSERENVFGHKAKFILLSGDSSCITVAKKLERKLFDAGFNAHYLSIENLEEGMDSDVLDSLDKRDEMVRRLGELARILTGSGQIFITASSNLDRYDIEILKDLNKPNEIMTINIGNDDKFMINYRESYQDNDFIVSDIYSKLVEESIIPDYSI
- a CDS encoding Sulfate and thiosulfate binding protein CysP, with the protein product MKNRGFSRTLRTILLSSSLLFMSCVCCSSVNETTVEILNVSYDPTRDLFVDINSHFSEYWEGKTGQSVRILQSHGGSGKQARSVIDGLRADVVTLALAHDIEAISRNGFIYNNWQNRLKHNSTPFHSTIVFIVRKGNPAAIMDWDDLARPDVSVVTPNPKISGGARWNYLGALGYAIENEKTEAETEIFLEKIFRNVPVLDAGARGSLTTFIQRGIGDVLISWESEAYLALQLFGNDLLEIVYPSVSVLAEPAVSVVDKVVQRKGTEDIATAYLEFLYSEKGQKTGAEHFFRPSDENLLLQYSANFPDILMLSIEELGGWDLIQKKHFADGGLFDRIFSRRRGRG
- a CDS encoding sulfate ABC transporter, permease protein CysT is translated as MTEKSRKNPRSVIPGFGLTMGFTLVFLSLVVLIPLSTILLKTSSLSWGQFVAIITDERVIAAYTLTLTVAFSAAIVNVVFGVVISWVLIRYDFPGRKILDGLIDLPFALPTAVAGISLTAIYAPNGLIGGLLNPLGISVAYAPLGIVIALVFIGLPFVVRTVQPVIQEFDKEVEEASVCLGACRWTTFRKVIFPQLLPAILTGFALALARGIGEYGSVIFISGNMPYATEVVSLLIMSRLEQFDYTGATAIALVMLMTSFVILLTVNLIQWYAARFTHERK